Proteins from a single region of Plasmodium gaboni strain SY75 chromosome 2, whole genome shotgun sequence:
- a CDS encoding hypothetical protein (conserved Plasmodium protein, unknown function~part of same gene as PGSY75_0214300B~gap found within coding sequence), translating into MDNNKNINDDNPGPQNNNPPFVEENTFIGRDQRDVLETSSNINSVPNVSATTNNIGTNTMDFNNSKGFIINPFNENNRENDICSYLDHKNANLNVEANQMNQTKQRKEKKERKQRKQTNQKKERNQMNQTNQKKERNQMNQTNQKKERNQMNQMNQTNQMNQTNQTNQTNQTNQMNQTNQTNQMNQMNQMNQANQTNQTNQMDQINIQHQGNNANAPIIYLQNIDQNCHINCNNNRRPNDNLNIQEDDNAYNPLNYDFRELFNEEENEEQNIIFKDEYSNRTIIHKIRNKISNPPMINNNVRNIRDANTLHNTDENFYNPCSKNEHTTNKNASINYNENDNVIEQLKDIVSEDEHNDIHEKDNTFISEYPINKSVMESNENNYSRHHEPIDEQAPHYINSYYANNNNNNNNNNKTNGRNNNNTNSRNNNNTNSRNNNNNTNNRNNNNNRNNNNNRENNINVNRAIIQYKEIQEQYNALNTLTGNVIERKKILLIQNIDYNEGTNNNSINIQGSNNHHMNNQYLDSNNMNMYLMHGNYDNNNNMNTFLQGSNNHHMNNQYLDSNNMNMYLMHGNYDNNNNMNTFYGANNNMGYNIIRSNNMDNNIMRSNNMDNNIMRSNIIRSNNMDNIIIRSNNMDNNIIRSNNMDNNIIRSNNMDNNIIRSNNMDNNIIRSNNMDNNXXXXXXXXXXXXXXXXXXXXXXXXXXXXXXXXXXXXXXXXXXXXXXXXXXXXXXXXXXXXXXXXXXXXXXXXXXXXXXXXXXXXXXXXXXXXXXXXXXXXXNHMDNNLNNNNYMINNYPNNTYRNNNNIVNTNMNYNYDDNNYLYNKCINNKNNINITPQYMIQDNNNNNSDIRFFVEETNTDMILNNVPQNYTSSRNLGYNLNFPMIQSSNSFNSIPSNIKPTNNQPLNGEPQFIQSVNNILLQAQPLNNTYVSNENTNTHRIKYKPLNYGSLDDAYLDRRHLNNQNLNKQTVPYTQLNVQKLNVKTVHYENKNEESVNKEPVKEVSI; encoded by the coding sequence atggataataataaaaacattaatgatgataatCCTGGTCCCCAGAATAATAACCCGCCGTTTGTAGAAgaaaatacatttataGGTAGGGACCAAAGAGATGTACTTGAAACATCatcaaatataaatagtGTACCTAATGTATCAGCCACTACTAATAATATAGGAACAAACACAATGGATTTTAACAATTCAAAAggttttattattaatccatttaatgaaaataatagaGAGAATGATATATGTTCTTATTTAGATCATAAAAATGCAAATCTTAATGTAGAGGCAAATCAGATGAATCAGACCAAGCAAAGGaaagaaaagaaagaaaGGAAACAAAGGAAACAGACCAACCAAAAGAAAGAAAGGAATCAAATGAATCAGACCAACCAAAAGAAAGAAAGGAATCAAATGAATCAAACCAACCAAAAGAAAGAAAGGAATCAAATGAATCAAATGAATCAGACAAATCAAATGAATCAGACGAATCAGACGAATCAGACGAATCAGACAAATCAAATGAATCAGACGAATCAGACGAATCAAATGAATCAAATGAATCAAATGAATCAGGCGAATCAGACGAATCAGACGAACCAAATGGAccaaataaatattcaaCATCAAGGAAACAATGCAAATGCTCCTATTATTTATCTTCAAAATATTGATCAAAATTGTCATATAAATTGTAATAACAACAGAAGACCAAACGacaatttaaatattcaaGAGGATGACAATGCTTATAACCCTTTGAATTATGATTTTAGAGAATTATTcaatgaagaagaaaacgaagaacaaaatattatatttaaagatGAATACTCCAACAGAActataatacataaaataagaaataaaataagcAATCCCCCtatgataaataataatgttaGAAATATAAGAGATGCTAATACCTTACATAATACAGatgaaaatttttataatccATGCTCTAAGAATGAACACacaacaaataaaaatgcatccataaattataatgaaaatgacAATGTAATAGAACAACTAAAAGATATTGTATCAGAAGATGAGCATAATGATATACatgaaaaagataataCATTCATATCTGAATATCcaataaataaaagtgTTATGGAATCcaatgaaaataattattcaaGGCATCATGAACCCATCGATGAACAAGCACcacattatataaatagtTACTATGcaaataacaataataataataacaataataataagacAAATGGTAggaataataataatacaaatagtagaaataataataatacaaatagtagaaataataataataatacaaataatagaaataataataataatagaaataataataataatagagAAAATAACATTAATGTTAATAGAGCTATTATTCAGTATAAAGAAATTCAAGAACAATATAATGCATTGAATACACTTACAGGGAATGTTATTgaaaggaaaaaaattttgttgATTCAAAATATAGATTATAATGAAGGAACCAATAATAATTCTATTAATATACAAGGATCTAATAACCATCATATGAATAACCAATATTTAGACAGTAACAATATGAATATGTACCTTATGCATGGTAActatgataataataacaatatgAACACTTTTTTACAAGGATCTAATAACCATCATATGAATAACCAATATTTAGACAGTAACAATATGAATATGTACCTTATGCATGGTAActatgataataataacaatatgAACACTTTTTATGGGgctaataataatatgggatataatattattagaagtaataatatggataataatataatgagaagtaataatatggataataatataatgagaagtaatattattagaagtaataatatggataatattattattagaagtaataatatggataataatattattagaagtaataatatggataataatattattagaagtaataatatggataataatattattagaagtaataatatggataataatattattagaagtaataatatggataatAATATNNNNNNNNNNNNNNNNNNNNNNNNNNNNNNNNNNNNNNNNNNNNNNNNNNNNNNNNNNNNNNNNNNNNNNNNNNNNNNNNNNNNNNNNNNNNNNNNNNNNNNNNNNNNNNNNNNNNNNNNNNNNNNNNNNNNNNNNNNNNNNNNNNNNNNNNNNNNNNNNNNNNNNNNNNNNNNNNNNNNNNNNNNNNNNNNNNNNNNNNNNNNNNNNNNNNNNNNNNNNNNNNNNNNNNNNNNNNNNNNNNNNNNNNNNNNNNNNNNNNNNNNNNNNNNNNNNNNNNNNNNNNNNNNNNNNNNNNNNNNTAATCATATGgataataatttgaataataataattatatgattaataattatcctaataatacatatagaaataataataatattgttaatactaatatgaattataattatgatgataataattatttgtataataaatgtataaataataaaaataatataaatataactCCTCAATACATGATAcaagataataataacaataattCAGATATACGTTTTTTTGTCGAAGAAACAAATACAGACATgatattaaataatgtaCCTCAGAACTATACATCATCTAGAAATTTAGgatataatttaaattttccTATGATTCAAAGCTCAAATAGTTTTAATTCTATTCCTTCAAATATAAAACCTACTAATAACCAACCTTTAAATGGTGAGCCTCAATTTATTCAATctgtaaataatatattgttacAGGCACAACCTTTAAATAATACTTATGTATCTAATGAAAATACAAACACACATcgtataaaatataaaccTTTAAACTATGGTTCTTTAGATGATGCATATTTAGATAGACGACATCTGAATAATCAAAATTTAAACAAACAAACTGTACCTTACACACAATTAAATGTTCAAAAGTTAAACGTTAAAACGGTAcattatgaaaataaaaatgaagaatcTGTAAATAAAGAACCGGTAAAAGAAGTATCTATAA
- a CDS encoding putative mitochondrial ribosomal protein L13 precursor has protein sequence MIRRSLIKLGVYPKASFHEQHINPFSNVQWQSYPFLKKNMPKVDIFSEEHISKCALSVFDKEKGNWFVIDATNKSVGSLAACISKLLQGKYRVDYNPNKVNSSSVIVVNAIHVKFYGHTWDTKIYKFPRKSHSKSHKILSCKTVFARNPSMILNLAVKRMLPNNRLRQIFYRKLYVYPGALHPHWGIPQVVVPKKNVVKKEEHKNIKAFTIL, from the exons ATGATAAGAAGAAGCTTAATTAAATTAGGTGTATATCCTAAGGCATCTTTTCATGAACAGCACATTAACCCTTTTTCAAATGTACAATG GCAAAGTTATCCGTTTTTAAAGAAGAATATGCCCAAGGTTGATATTTTTTCAGAAGAACATATTTCAAAGTGTGCTTTAAGCGTATTTGATAAGGAGAAAGGTAACTGGTTTGTAATAGATGCTACAAATAAAAGTGTAGGAAGTTTAGCTGCATGCATTAGTAAATTATTACAAGGAAAATATCGAGTTGATTACAATCCTAATAAAGTGAATAGTAGTAGTGTTATTGTTGTAAATGCTATACATGTGAAATTTTATGGACATACATGGGATACcaaaatttataaatttcCAAGAAAAAGTCATTCAAAGAGtcataaaattttatcatGTAAAACTGTTTTTGCTAGAAACCCATCCATGATATTAAATCTAGCTGTTAAGAGAATGTTACCCAATAACAGACTTCGACAAATCTTTTatagaaaattatatgtatatcCAGGAGCTCTACATCCACATTGGGGTATACCTCAAGTTGTAgtaccaaaaaaaaatgttgTCAAAAAGGAAGAACACAAGAATATAAAGGCCTTTACCATATTGTAA
- a CDS encoding hypothetical protein (conserved Plasmodium protein, unknown function~part of same gene as PGSY75_0214300A~gap found within coding sequence), with protein INEVSINDEFLNEEPIENESSSNDIVRNEPSRGVILSINSLECSQRNTDSLCNESLSDPYKNSDHSYSQDSSYYEREDKNSSSENERMHNPTTQILTNNNLSHSDPSIIPLNIERTDVLTSNIVNIDTEEKDSTPLMFGRSFSYPFPFYMHTKSSLDTYSPRSVRSYHYFENRTNQFEENQQFEDIHHMYNEFQTENYINEQERTPIESFVSNNILVQNEITEKEKLENENEIENENENEIENVIENVIENENVIENVIENVVENYSSFIKEHNINILNVPNDHENNTRENDITNNNNILGDALDNENITLPYKPYSTYNCISNIIEEEDEEINKVIKEKQNLLKEKNSFLPYLNNRNEKKNICDNKNYNIENICKHHNFLSLGLSGGLLEIDINKDKDFYNNVYIMDDLLFKRETTEEFLKLYLKNKDINILSHDYNNILDRLKMKKKIKDIIHDKFHLYYQLKELTEQQYKECLLYKTIYDKKILENAPINSKDNYSKDIDINKNDKTELRNENISKENNEENTNIFMNDISDEELHGNDMNFLNNFNLYDNIDSKEKYEAAESHLGSYSCISNEPTDSYYSHIYNKYIKKEDDSINSQSLYERDLLTQENHEKNLILDNKSSGIGCNFNSSYYNNDLLKYDNKYENIYNDIYYDSYYDKNSYLSNENKYMVPSTHCFIKNDKDSYKLCPCPLEDEIKSINYHEKKKGKKRKMTNNEDMNVNLKRRKIKYNRDVSISHSSQYLNTKYNYIHKNNEKEKDSQIFNKDNKDDNTLVLKEKSILNIYNLKKEWERRLSMSKKKSLCTQMCIKKIKKNTQKSCKLLNIKYKDLIYSEFFRMSSKREKNSSELLDGKENVEINNISASLNREISLMENKKERDTLRGGERDTFVSRDRYSFRSRERDTFISRDRYSFRSRDRYPFRSRYRYSFRNRNRDTFRNRNRDTFRNRNRDRFRNKNRDTFKNKKRDTFRGRERDIFRDREIDTFKNREKNLYKDHNYVNKYYYINKYYPEKYSRKFNYNHSGCSYHNTQKYDSSKNKPKEKPYKITMNNKKHEGNKILKSSIRNEEKKNYDREKKENCVLDKDVQHNLNTSETNNLENKKLLPSDQNIKLVEEKVDEIKDKNKDKKDEGKSDDQIYNKKNDI; from the coding sequence TATAAATGAAGTATCTATAAATGACGAATTTCTAAATGAAGAACCAATAGAGAATGAGTCTTCAAGTAACGATATTGTACGTAATGAACCATCACGTGGCGTAATTTTAAGTATAAATTCTTTAGAATGTAGTCAGAGGAATACAGATTCTTTATGTAATGAATCTTTAAGTGATCCATATAAGAATTCTGATCATTCCTATTCTCAAGATTCAAGTTATTATGAAAGAGAAGACAAGAATTCAAGTTCTGAAAATGAACGTATGCATAATCCAACTACTCAAATACTaactaataataatttatctCATTCCGATCCAAGTATTATTCCTTTAAATATTGAACGTACAGATGTACTAACCTCAAATATTGTTAATATAGATAcagaagaaaaagatagTACCCCCTTAATGTTTGGTCGTTCTTTTTCTTATCCATTCCCATTTTACATGCATACTAAATCTTCATTAGATACATATAGTCCACGATCTGTACGTtcatatcattattttgaaaaCAGAACTAACCAATTCGAAGAAAATCAACAATTTGAAGATATTCATCACATGTACAATGAATTTCAAAcagaaaattatataaatgagCAAGAAAGAACACCCATAGAATCTTTTGtttctaataatatattagtTCAAAATGAAATCACAGAAAAAGAAAAGCttgaaaatgaaaatgaaattgaaaatgaaaatgaaaatgaaattgAAAATGTGATTGAAAATGTGAttgaaaatgaaaatgtgATTGAAAATGTGATTGAAAATGTGGTTGAAAATTATTCAAGTTTTATTAAAGAACATAACATAAACATCTTAAATGTGCCGAATGATCATGAGAATAATACAAGAGAAAACgatataacaaataataacaatatattaGGAGATGCATTAGATAATGAAAACATTACATTGCCTTATAAACCTTATAGTACTTATAATTGCATTTCTAATATAATagaagaagaagatgaagaaataaataaagttataaaagaaaaacaaaaccttttaaaagaaaaaaattcatttcttccttatttaaataataggaatgaaaaaaaaaatatatgtgataataagaattataatattgaaaaCATTTGTAAACatcataattttctttCATTAGGATTATCTGGTGGATTACTAGAAATagatattaataaagataaagatttctataataatgtatatattatggatgatttattatttaaaagaGAGACAACCGAAGAATTTTTGAAGCTTTATCTTAAgaataaagatataaatatcttATCACATGATTACAACAATATTTTAGATCgtttaaaaatgaagaaaaaaattaaagacATAATACATGATAAATtccatttatattatcaattaaaagaattaacAGAACAACAATATAAAGAATGTTTACtatataaaacaatatacgataaaaaaatattggAAAATGCACCTATTAATTCAAAGGACAATTATTCTAAAgatatagatataaataagaatgATAAAACAGAATTaagaaatgaaaatatatcaaaagaaaataatgaagaaaatacaaatatttttatgaatgATATATCTGATGAAGAATTACATGGAAATGATATGAACtttttgaataattttaatttatatgataatatagatagtaaagaaaaatatgaagCAGCAGAAAGTCATTTAGGATCTTATTCATGTATTAGCAATGAACCGACAGATTCTTATtattcacatatatataataaatatataaagaaagaAGATGATTCCATAAATTCACAAAGCTTATATGAACGAGATTTATTAACACAGGAAAACCATGAAAAAAATCTCATTCTTGACAATAAATCATCTGGTATTGGTTGCAATTTTAATAGttcttattataataatgatttaCTAAAATAcgataataaatatgaaaatatatataatgatatttaCTATGATAGCtattatgataaaaattcttatttatccaatgaaaataaatatatggTTCCTAGTACGCATTGCTTTATTAAGAATGACAAGGATTCCTATAAACTTTGCCCTTGCCCATTAGAAGATGAAATAAAATCTATAAATTAtcatgaaaaaaaaaagggaaagaaaagaaaaatgaccaataatgaagatatgaacgttaatttaaaaagaagaaaaattaaatataatagaGATGTTTCTATTTCTCATAGTTCACAATATTTgaatacaaaatataattatattcataaaaataatgaaaaagaaaaggactcacaaatatttaataaagataataagGATGATAACACTTTAgttttaaaagaaaaaagtatattaaatatttataatcTTAAAAAAGAATGGGAAAGAAGATTATCTATGtcaaaaaagaaaagttTATGCACACAAATGTGTAtcaagaaaataaaaaaaaacactCAGAAATCATGTAAATTATTGAACATTAAATATAAGgatttaatatattcagAATTTTTTAGAATGTCATCCAAGAGGGAAAAAAATAGTAGTGAATTATTAGATGGGAAGGAGAATgtagaaataaataatataagtGCTTCCTTGAACAGGGAGATTTCTTTAATGGAAAATAAGAAAGAAAGAGATACATTGAGAGGTGGAGAAAGAGATACATTTGTAAGTAGAGATAGATATTCATTTAGAAGTAGAGAAAGAGATACATTTATAAGTAGAGATAGATATTCATTTAGAAGTAGAGATAGATATCCATTTAGAAGTAGATATAGATATTCATTTAGAAATAGAAACAGAGATACATTTAGAAATAGAAACAGAGATACATTTAGAAATAGAAACAGAGATAGATTTAGAAATAAAAACAGAGatacatttaaaaataaaaaaagagatACATTTAGAGGTAGAGAAAGAGATATATTTAGAGATAGAGAAATAGatacatttaaaaatagagagaaaaatttatataaagatcataattatgtaaataaatattattatataaataaatactacccagaaaaatattccagaaaatttaattataacCATTCAGGTTGTTCTTATCATAATACACAAAAATATGATTCCTCAAAGAATAAACCAAAAGAGAAACCATATAAAATTACAATGAATAATAAGAAACATGAGGGtaacaaaatattaaaatcCTCTATAAgaaatgaagaaaaaaaaaattatgatagagaaaaaaaggaaaattGCGTATTAGATAAGGATGTTCAACATAATCTAAATACAAGTGAGACAAAtaatttagaaaataaaaaattattgCCATCTGatcaaaatattaaacTAGTAGAAGAAAAAGTAGATGAAATAAAGGATAAAAATAAGGATAAAAAAGATGAGGGAAAATCTGATGAccaaatatataacaaaaaaaatgatatataa
- a CDS encoding hypothetical protein (conserved Plasmodium protein, unknown function), with translation MNNQNMNKKKVTFNNDVTYENSDRNEKHEYVESPFFFKREENINSHEEEELQEMLRHFNPLDFGIKEKLSESEKKILVKEIMGRTKKSHMKNNDMLNEEKKSCQNAKERKKKDIFIHDNVNIEQLQNGNIINENHIVKKEINEEDQNGSNSKENEKKKKKKKKKKKKKKKKKKKKKKKKTKNDDKIKDNDKINDNDKIKDNDKINDNDKINDNDKINDNDKINDNGKKKYNDKKKYNDKKNELSYLDGDCYFPNDGYDYEQHLKPISKNFIEVKNKTAQNFFEIQPNNEEEKELFKTFDMDNYEELNDNFVCEAQNVEEVEELKVDKKLIWGNVEPFLYIPSNDYMDDEDNIKNYINDNINDDTNDNINDNRNDNIHDNTNNHIIKNYNNENQIIFDEKLNDMNLYNNQDVSTKINKKNYDENEIDENNMDSIKFSDLVEYQLRNKSNPVNDIKRIIKKKKKGKNAKLKLDDIIVNINDEDKKKIMQIVNLQHEEIKNKTKYSLEGKDKNYRNENEIEEEEEGGGNYYDDEDIYSETSEHSSSLSYDCETVLTTKTNTTNHPYKLTIPKQIKPTSLLLNLQKNNNNQKKNENENKKKNDDNKLERYMILERIKTTRDKNETLEEKKERKKAVKEAQRLNRKLKKENSLLMKHEKKLMDKNINPFDIRDNVKYIKL, from the exons atgaataatcaaaatatgaacaaaaaaaaggtTACGTTTAACAATGATGTTACATACGAAAATTCAGACCGCAATGAAAAACACGAGTATGTAGAGAgtcctttttttttcaaaagagaagaaaatataaatagtCATGAGGAAGAAGAATTACAAGAGATGCTAAGACATTTCAATCCTTTAGATTTTGgtattaaagaaaaattaagTGAAAgtgagaaaaaaattttagTAAAAGAAATTATGGGTAGAACAAAAAAGTCTCATATGAAGAATAATGATATGTTAAATGAGGAAAAGAAATCATGTCAAAATGCAAAAGAAAGGAAAAAGaaagatatttttatacatgataatgtaaatattgAACAACTACAAAAtggaaatataataaatgagAATCATATTGTTAAGAAGgaaataaatgaagaagatcAAAATGGAAGCAATAgtaaagaaaatgaaaaaaaaaaaaaaaaaaaaaaaaaaaaaaaaaaaaaaaaaaaaaaaaaaaaaaaaaaaaaaaaaaaaaaaaaaacaaaaaatgatgacaaaataaaagataatgacaaaataaatgataatgacaaaataaaagataatgacaaaataaatgataatgacaaaataaatgataatgacaaaataaatgataatgacaaaataaatgataatggcaaaaaaaaatataatgacaaaaaaaaatataatgacaaaaaaaatgaattgTCATATTTAGATGGAGATTGTTATTTTCCAAATGATGGATATGATTATGAACAACATTTAAAACCAATAAGtaaaaattttatagaagtaaaaaataaaactgcacaaaatttttttgaaatacaaccaaataatgaagaagaaaaagaattGTTTAAAACATTTGATATGGATAATTATGAAgaattaaatgataattttgTATGTGAAGCTCAAAATGTAGAAGAAGTAGAAGAATTAAAGgttgataaaaaattaatttgGGGTAACGTAGAGccatttttatatatacccagtaatgattatatggatgatgaagataatataaaaaattacataaaTGATAACATAAATGATGATACAAATGATAACATAAATGATAATAGAAATGATAACATACACgataatacaaataatcatataattaaaaattataataatgagaatcaaattatttttgatgaaaaattaaacgACATGAATTTATACAACAATCAAGATGTTTctacaaaaataaataaaaaaaattatgatgaaaatgaaattgatgaaaataatatggaCAGCATAAAATTTAGTGATCTGGTTGAATATCAACTGAGAAATAAATCTAATCCTGTCaatgatataaaaagaattattaaaaaaaaaaaaaaaggaaaaaatgCTAAATTGAAACTTGATGATATtattgttaatataaatgatgaggacaagaaaaaaattatgcAAATTGTAAATTTACAAcatgaagaaataaaaaataaaacaaaatattcattagaaggtaaagataaaaattatcgaaatgaaaatgaaatagaagaagaagaagaaggAGGAggtaattattatgatgatgaagaCATCTATTCCGAAACATCTGAACATTCTTCATCCTTAAGCTATGATTGTGAAACAGTTTTAACAACAAAAACAAATACAACTAATCATCCATATAAATTAACTATACCCAAACAAATTAAACCAACATCCTTATTACTTAATTTgcaaaaaaataataataatcaaaaaaaaaatgaaaatgaaaataaaaaaaaaaatgatgacAACAAATTGGAGCGTTATATGATATTAGAGAGG ATAAAAACTACGAGGGATAAAAACGAAACGttagaagaaaaaaaggaaaGGAAAAAAGCTGTTAAGGAGGCACAACGTTTAAATAGAAAAttgaaaaaagaaaactCTCTACTAATGaaa cATGAGAAAAAGTTAATGgacaaaaatattaaccCTTTCGATATAAGAGATAATGTGAAATACATTAAACTCTGA
- a CDS encoding hypothetical protein (conserved Plasmodium protein, unknown function) translates to MNLLRRNIYNSFILKNTKIKVGYNKVHFFFHTVDEKINSIKENEEAYNFEDTIIRRINKMNNTALVFTCENINKKKINNPYIWELVYNRINEIHHSFSLTEIIVLFHAYCNSISFNINIMDSLINFLWNILENKINEVEDLSSLLALYVCAEKTKNVTKREHISNLILQRYIILLEQGKIFNMNETRLSIFLKILCSHNKNIIQVDKKYIMQFSNDMPKMNIKNINTLMLCLHFFIKYKIYDESFIILLKQIQKLLIFKKEINVNVILKYFSFISNLRNPYALQEIKNVLSIIYLSKYEIIGA, encoded by the coding sequence atgaatctactaagaagaaatatttataacagttttatattaaaaaatacGAAAATAAAAGTAGGTTATAATAAGGttcactttttttttcacacggtggatgaaaaaataaattccataaaagaaaatgaagaagCATATAATTTTGAAGATACTATTATTAGAcgtataaataaaatgaataatacAGCATTAGTATTTACTTgtgaaaatataaataaaaaaaaaataaataatcCATATATATGGGAATTAGTTTATAATAGAATAAATGAAATTCATCattctttttctttaacAGAAATTATTGTCTTATTTCATGCTTATTGCAATAgtatatcatttaatattaatataatggattcattaattaattttctttggaatatattagaaaataaaataaatgaagTTGAAGATTTATCTTCTTTACTAGCTCTATATGTTTGTGCtgaaaaaacaaaaaatgtAACAAAACGTGAACATATTAGtaatttaatattacaaagatatattatattattagaacaagggaaaatttttaatatgaaCGAAACACGAttatcaatttttttaaaaatattatgttctcataataagaatataatacaagttgataaaaaatatattatgcAATTTAGTAATGACATGCcaaaaatgaatataaaaaacataaacACGTTGATGCTATgtttacatttttttataaaatataaaatatatgacgaatcattcattattttattaaaacaaatacaaaaattattaatttttaaaaaagaaattaatgtaaatgttatattaaaatatttttcttttatatcaAATTTAAGAAATCCTTATGCCTTAcaagaaattaaaaatgtactgtcaataatttatttgtcaaaatatgaaattattggggcataa